GATCACTCAGGTGGAAGGGAAAGTGCTTTCTGCCGGACACGCCCAcctgctggcacacacacacacacacactcacaaacacactcacacacacactcacccaaacacactcacacacacacactcacacacacactcacacacacactcacacacactcacccaaacacactcacacacgcacacacactcacacacacacaggaagtgatgtcccCATAAAGTAGATAATTGATTTTAAGGTGAAGAGTTGGTTCGAGGTTTTTGCAGTTAGTTAGTACTtcctagtgtgtgtgagtgtgtgtgtgagtatgtgtgtctgtgtgtgtgtggcccagATAAGTTCTACGAGCCCCAccctttgcaaaaaaacagtcaggattccctccacacacactcacacacacgagTGCGTTTAACCGAATCTATTAGCTATATGCTAGCAGCTCGTTGAGGCTAAGCGCAGCGATGCTTTGGGCTACACGCTAACACCGCTGTGCTAACAAGCACACAATAACAattgctaacatgctaatgtttTAGCGGGCCACGTTCGCCATCTTAGTTTTGTGCAGCCGAGGCTGATGGGaatattttttgcagttttttcggtcatacaaacaaaaatataagacaaagtTTGTTATCAGAGTCCtcatctggggaccatgaatatctgGCCCAGATTTCGtggctctctgtgtgtctcataGTTGATGTTTCTGATTGTGAAAGACTTGAAGTGTTTGGGGAAAATGAGCCTGGAAGAATCAGGTTTGTGCGTCGGCGTTGCCATGTGAACAATTGTCTGTCTTCAAAGTGATGGGAGCAAcgatacacaaacacaccaccagttttttttattctacgaTCACACATACACTGCATACTAATCGCATATTCGTTGTGAATCAGCAAAAAGTATTACACTGCGtccaagttttttgtttttatcttttgtccAGTGGTGAAAGAAATACTCTTtggaattaaataaaattaatacattttgcagTTATAAAAGTAGTAATACCACAGTGTAGAAATACTCACTGTAAAAATACAAGtactaaaagtaaaagtacgCGTTATGCATCGTGTCCCATGTCTTCATAACAACGATAGCTGCGAATAGAACTTTGcctttatgtaaaatgtaaataaaaaaattggagcAAAATTGCATAGTAATCGTCAGCAATCTTCCAAGGTAATGatagtggggaaaaaattattGACCTTTCACCTTCATATTAAAGTAGATCTTTAACATTTAAAGATAACAGGCGAAGAAATATTTCAGAATGTGTAAGAGTGAAACCAGAGTTGAactgaaagttaaaaaaacaaacagtggacTAAGTGCTTCcctactgtacagtaacaccATTATTgttgcatcatatttttttgcacagaaaatatttatttgtcagttttatcacacacacattttcaaaaagataaaaaacaatagGTATGTGTGGACATTTTGGTCCTTGTTTGGGAATTACGACCCAAAGGAAATAGCTCTTTATTTTTGGTCGTACTATAAACAAGCATGCGACTGGTCTGGGGTCAGCAGTCCACTTCTGAGAGGATCTTCACAAACCAAGTTTGAGATCAATCTGTTCTCGGGGAAAATCCAGGGCACCACAACGATGCACCTGCACCAGGAAAGTCCCCAAAACATTTATTCCCCCCGCTGAAAGTCCCAAATCTTTCCTCAACAGTTGGCAACAGTCGTACAGAATAATAAAGTACctacttttgcttttttttttttacagtggaaaaatacaacaaacagaaaaaaaaatcttttgtacgtttttttctttctttggcaTAGTAGAATACATTACAACAAGgtttaaattcatttaaaacagctgttttacATTTCTTAATTGAGAGGAGTTGCCTTTCAAGGCAAAATTCAGTTTCACAGAGTTTCACAAGAAAGTCAAGAAAAGTAACAGACAGAGTAAATGTCCCTTTTCAGGCAAGAAGATTATTGGACATTATTGCACAAAAGCATCAACACTCCTTGcataattgttgttgttgttgttgttgtttttgtcaggcCTGAGGTAAAGTgatgcaaacaaaacacacattcacacaagtcAACCAAACATTCACCGAACATGTCGTCATACAGAACCGTGAGAAATATCTGAGGCAGATATACTTTATCCTTTTAGAGTTCCAGTTTACATGCAATCGGGATATGTTTCATAATATATGTAATGAAGACGTAGAGGGAATTTTAATAAAAGGCTTTTGTACTTTGTGGTTATACACGTGTACATGTTTGAGATTTTTTGGCCAAACAATGTGTCTCACGTTCACGAGTGTGGGACGACCGGACGACCGGACGGACGGCGGGCGGACCACCGGGAAACATAACGCCGTGGCTGTTGCCAGAGtcataacacaaaaaaatatcagcgCATATTATCATTTTCTGCTAAACGGAATAAATTTTCCCTCAGTCTTTACCGACACAGTATTTCAACATGATTCAAAAAGCTTTTTCAACCCCTCCATTCCATAGTGTTCATaagaaatgtattgttttttaaagtttaatgcTACAGTTGTATCTATGTAGCAAACCGAAGAACAAAAAAGCTGATACGCAGATGATGATGTCGCGTTTCATTAGACATTTGCTACCAATGAAATGTTGGCTACAACCAACCTTTCCTCACGGACAAACCACACAACATCGTCAGCGTACAGCAACATTTTTGGTTTGGGGCAACCGCTGAAATCAACTTTGGTCTCGTTTAGTATTTAGTAAAGTTTACGTTAGTAACGTTAAAAACTCTATAAAACTGCAGCCTGAATGTTTTCTTAAAcaatgaaaaggggaaagacaGACAATTCAAGGAGAGATCTGAACAGCTCGGCGCTTAGTGGAACCGACTGAAGGAGCCAAACCTCGACGTAGAGGTGAGGAACAAACCAGTCCTTGTGAACAATCGAGGCTGTTTTCCAGGCAGTGAAGTGTTGACCCACTCAGTTTCTAACTGCAGTGGCGGAGGATTTTCTTAAAAGTTCAAAAAGAGGCTTAGTGCCTCACAGAGGATTAGATGGATTTACTCCCcaacacactgagagagaggcaagaaaaaaaaaacctggggaGGGGTTCATCATAACACATGTGCTTGTtaaacaggtcagaggtcacaagtAGTGTACATCTGAACAACCCAGcacccagaaaaaaacacgCTCAGCTTCTTGCTTTCCCTCTAAAGTCTCTAACGACATGTTTCCAGAGATACAAAATCAAATACCCCTCTGGCATAAATGACCTTTTTCACCCTACTAGCAATCCTACAATGACAAAGACATTATCCCGAATCAAGCATCTCCCAAAATAGTGTCCAAGAATCCCCCAAAAACATCTAAGTCCGTCCACCTGGCGAATAGTTGCGTTGTCTTTGGATTGGTTAACTCTCCTCCAGCCAGGAGGGGGCGCCCACGCCCACGTCGGGGCTGCTGAGCCGCTCGCCCGCCTGCCGGATGTTCTGCTGGAGGAAGCGGTGACACGATGAACTGTTGGTCGCCATGGCGCCGTGAAGCAGCCACAGCTGGTTGTGCAGGACTTTGACCTTCacaaccgagagagagagagagagagagagagagagagagagaaagagagaacatcGTCAAGTCcataacttatttattttttatgaaccTTTGTGGATTATTTTTGGATTCTTAAAATTTCACACAGGCCACACaccaaatttaaatattttccaaagatagttatttatttatttatacaaaaTACCTCATTTGTAAATAGCGTTATTTAGGAGAGGTGACAGACTTTGATTCTATATTTTAATACTAGCCACTTTATGGGTTTTATAGAATGATTATCAAAATCTATCCTGTAGAGCTGCTGATCTTAAgacaacatttaatatttcataaatgaCATCAAGAAATGTTTATATATCTCAAAAGTGGGTATTTTTTGGCCTTACACTTACGCGTGATCTGTAAAGTTGGTAGATCATCaagagacagatacagattttttggggggggtcatGAGGATACAGACATTAGGgagtaaaaacattttacacacaaagcaaacaaacactggtACAATTTGTTTCAATCAACTGATTTTTCTTGACCAACTGATGAATCGTTCGGGCTCTAACCGTACAGCGTCGTGTGAAACTACAAACGCTCTCACCTTGTTCTCCTGTAGCAGCTTGACTTTGACGGACAGGTCCTCTCGGACCCTCTGGTACCGCTCCCTCTGGCTCTGGAAGTCCTTCTGCGCCTGCTCCAGTTTGGGCAGGGTGACGGCGTCTCGCGGCCCCAggttcagctcctccaggtcgACCCGGTACGCGTCGTACTCGATCCTGAAAGAACGGACGGTAACGGCAACAGTTAACGGGCAACACTCTTCCCTTTTTCCCCACAACCCCTGACGTTGGATTGGTGCGTTTCCACCCACCTGGCGGCCTCGTACTGCCGGACGCTGACCATGGTGTCCTCCATGGTCCTGTTGACCAGCGTGTTCATGTCGGCGGTGAAGGAGTTGATGGCGGCCGTCAGGGTCTCGCCGCTCTTGCACAGGAACTTCTGAGCCTCCGCGTTCATGCCGAACTCCACCTGATGCCACGTATCAAGACGCTGAGGTTAGGGTTCGTTCTCTATGTAATATCCATCTGTAATCTATCGTCTTCGTCATCTAACGGTATTTTCTCTGTGACTCACGTGCAGCGCGGGCGTCTTGAGGCCGAGCTCGGCGAAGGCGTCGCCCAGCGTCTTCTGCGTCGCCGCCAGCTGGGCGACCTGGTCGGCCAGCGTCTGCGCGAGCTTGGTCGCCTGGTCGAAGCGCCGCCGGTCGTCTTTGAGCAGCTCGAGCCGCggctccaggtccaggtccaccGTGCGCGAGCCGCGGCCGAGCTTCTCCGACAGCGCCTGTCTGGTacactgcacagagagagagggagggaggcagttAGAGCTGATCATTGTTATTGATTATAGTTATTGATTGTATCTGATCGGTTCGAGTCCTCTCACCTTATAGGTGGTGATGCTCCACTTGCGGACTTGCTGCAGCTTCTCGCTGGCCGGGTTCCTGCCTTGAACGACCACGGGTCCACTTCCTGgagtctgtgatgtcacagggaggtctggggggggggggtcataaaatttgaaatttgaaaaaaaacttgatccGTTGAGTTGCCGAATTGTCAACCATCCACATCACATCTTATTAAAATTCTATTAAAATCTTTCCCCATCGCTATTTTACCTTCGCTCTGCCCCGTTTCCATGGGGACCTCGGCCGTGGCGTCAGCCGGACAGGAGGCGATGCCGCCATTGCCGTGGTTACAGATACCATTTGATTCctatagaaaagaaaagaaaaagaaaatcaaacctgaatcCTTTCAAATCAATAACTCTCTTTCGTCATTCACACGAGACTGAagttactttttttcatatcgTAATATTGTCATTCCATCATGACGTCGTCATGTGATTTATTGATTGCTGCACTTTTCCCCAGCTGGAGCTCAAATGTCCGACAGCCCTCGAATGCAGCGCGAGCCTCACTTCCTGCATGAGGAGCATCACCAGTAATCAACAgtgaaaaggtcaaaaggtGAAGAGTCAAAGCCACGGTGGGGGGGTCGCCGTGGGAACAGGAGCAGCCAacggcagccaatcagaaaccAGATCAAAAGGTTGTGTGGTTGCCGCGGAGATGACGGCTCCCCCGTTGGGATCGGTGGCAGgtggagaggtcagaggtcagcggaGCTCACCTGACGCGGATGAGCGGTAATGACACACGCGTTTGTCCTggtgtctttgtgaggacccTCGTTCTCAGGACCTTGACGTCAAACTGAACCTGAACTCCTCAAACTCACTCGGACCTTTTGAATATTTGTGGCAAAGTGAGGACGGGACAAAATGTCCACTGCCCTTCATCCAGCGATGCTCTTTCCAAAGGTCACCGGTGCCGAGGTTTTCTTCTGTGAACCCCACTCCCCAAAGGCTAATGCCGTTTCTCGCCATTTCAATCCTGGATTAATCCTGGTTGAGCATCTTGGCAAACGATATACAGATTCACACATCCACTACTTTCAGATCAACATGATCTGGAGTCGTGTTTGTGTCCATCAGGTGAAACTGAGGCTCCGCCTCCTTCAGAGGCCAACATAGGAGACTGATTTCACGTTGAATTACGTCGCATCacgctgccagaaaccggaaatggaatcggcggtgcgccaccataaagtgtcccctgtcggtcgcgCACTTTGTTgcgttttgcaactttaccaccagatgccgccagaaaattacaaagatgacacactggggctttgaagCTTCGTGTGGACGAAGCCTCTCGGATTATAAAGTATTTCCCATCAGCTGCTGTTGGTTCTCATTGCTGCTCTGCACACAGGTgagtcacctgtcacctgtccaTCCGCTCACTTTCACCGTTTATCACGGCGCTGGGGTTTTGTCGCCATGACAACCCCTGATAACATTGTGGCTGCGCCTTGTTCCTCGTACTTAACAACTGCAaggaaacaaatgaatcaactgCATGTCCTGTTTTATTCCTGATCTCACGCCCACCGACGGTCCACAGCTGTGTGGAGCAACCTGGtgcataaaaacaatatttagaccatataaaaaaacatctttcctGCATTTTGCAGAtgaacaaaacaaccacaagtATGAATCAATGTATATGAACAAAAACCCGGGTTTACAGTcaaacaacagtaaaacagtTTGATAAAGTAGCAGCTGGAGTTGTTTGGTGTGATTGACAgagatgtacagtaacagtggTTTCCATGGCGTCTCACCCAGGGAGGagtttcttcctctgtggtgtcACACGCCAGGTTGACGCCTCGTCTCTGCTCCGCcacctccatcttcttcttcttcttcttcttccctgacagatgaaacaaaaaacatctttcaattcactgattttaaaaagaatatattattaaatattattattattttattatgtaattaatgaaaatgttccttcatatgttttttttagtaaatcTATGGGACATTGCTGTACTGTATTAAGTAGttaatttctttaattaaaaatatagatttttgcttattcattaaaaaaaatggagtaacattttttacaattttctttccattttaaCTCATCTAAATACTGTggcaacaaaatattttcttgatCATTTCTTTCAGAAAATACTTAGAAATATGTGAACATTTGcaataagtatatatatatatatatgttttcatgtGCACAGCTGAAGTACAGAGCTCAGTGTCTGTCGACCGGCAGAGTCGATGTGGGTAAACGGCGACACCTAGTGGTGAAAAagcagatgcacacaaacatgacaacaaacCGTGTCTCGGCTGTTTTGTCCAAACTGAACCACATATGATCAATAATCAACcacgaaataaaataaactatatTCATCTACATCACCTGAATCagggtttggttttgtttttacctgaaCCTGCTTTAGaaattacatgtctttgccataataataataatatagtcaAGAATATCtactatatatgtatatatatatatatatctatataaatatttttaatagtAGATATTTAACTCCCCAATATCGGCATTGGCATCGGTTGTAATAAAGCGATATCGATCAGACTATAAAGATAATCCTTTTTTGATAATATCATTTATGTATTGATCCCCATGGTGGGAATGCAGGATAATCAATATCTATGAACTCATCACACTTTAGCTTCCGAAAATAATAtagttttaatttccttttacaACAGACGTTCAACTAATTAgacacaaaatgtcagaaatacTTTAGTGAaggttttattgtttctttcacCGAGGCTGGACAGAATAATAGGAACACCTGAGTggatcaacacaacaacaacaacacacgtcACACTTCAGCCTCACTTTGAATCTGAcaaactgatttttaaaaaagtttttttatcaGGTAAACTTTGTGAAACTCTCTGAAACTCACTGAAACTCTTGTGTCCTGATGATCCAGGTGGAAACTTCAGCCTCCATACAAACGAGTCAGACGTGTTTCATATCAAAGACTCATATTCAATCACAATCAACGGTTTTTGACTTTAACGAGATGAAACCGACTCACGAAGGTTCTaactgttgttgcttttttaccTTCACGGTTTGTAAAACgaacttcctcttcctctttcttcctcttcctctttcttcctcttcctctgccgcGTCAACGcctcatttttcaaaatatgaacGAACTGGAGAATAATAAAGTTGTGAAgctgaaacagaaaagagaagaagactCAAACACCCGGAAGTGTTTTctagaggggtttttttctcgaGGATGTTCGATTTTCGACACAGTGCTCACCGGCGGGGGGCGGTGACGTTCCGAGGTTAGTCACCGCCTCCTGAGCGCGGATGAGACCCCGACCAAACGGACTGTGCTGGGTTTCAGAACAAGCGCACAGAttctccaataaaaaaaaattacaacagaATCAAATTCTAAACTATTTTGATTTCATTCGGTATTTTTCTAAAGACTACGTCACTCGGAAACATAGTTCATAGTTAAATAATTTCTATTTTACAAATACGAACCTGTTCATATTATTCTGTACATAAATAAATCTATTTATTGcttcatatttgttttacatatttattactTCATTATTTTTTGGCCGGTTGTAAACTTGGATAATTTCTGCGTCGTGAGACTGATAAAGAATTATCAAATCTTTCACTTTACAAACTTGGTAATtgttaaactgaaaaaataaaaaacttcatataattatatattatattttatattttttttgattaaatacCTTTAAAATTCATGATGTGTAAATGTCAGTTGTAGATTATAAATTAaattccactttaaaaaaaagacacgtaTCACATATCCAATGTGGTGCAGTTGAACATTAACGCCGGTAGAGGGCGCTACGAGACTCATAACTTCATCGGTTTCACTGAGAGCTGCGTCACTTCACTCCTCTGGCCACGTGGGGGCAGCAGACAGCTCGTTTCAGAATCTACCTGAAAAAACATCCTTtgtgaaaacatatttacatacacacTTAATTGATTAATCCACACTGTACCATTCAAACACTGAACCTTTATTATCGATTCTGAGATATGTGCCAGATATGTCTGGCACATATCTCAGAACAGATAAAGATAGATAAGTAATATGtccaataaatacattttaaatagtccaaaagaaaatgaaaatgtgcaatataaaggacatACTTCATCATATTTTgatgtattacttttttttaaacatataaatacTGCAGAATATCAGATTATAATTCCCTACGTGTATTCACCTGTTGAACTTGATTTAAACTTATATTTAACTAATGTATATGCATATGTACAGGccatcttttaattttaaaaagtaaaattatattattgtaGTCTGGCTTATTGTTAGTACTTCTACTGTTACTACTTTAAAAATTCTGTAAGAAATATTACTCAaaagaatattacaaaaaaagtattatacTACTGAAACAAGTTGAAACTAAAACTATGATAAGGTTTATGTAACGCTGAAACATGAAGTTTCCTGTCAAACGGAAAGTCACAGCAGTGAAACTTCAACCTCAACGAGAGGAAACGGTGCTGGAGGTGTCGCTTTGCTGCCGCCTGCCCTgttcatatacatgtatactGATTATGATATTCCATAATCAACTTCAACATTTACTAGAACAAAgtgagaacaacaaaaaaaaaggtgtaattcAGTTATGCGGAGAGAAGCTTTGGATATTTATGAATACAGAAAAACCgaggcagtttttttctttctaaattgACTTTCATATTGTGTCATAATGGAACATATGGAATATTGTGTCACTTCTTATCGAGTTGCACTGCAGAGGTGGACGCTGCGGTTAACACGATGTGTCGGTGAAACTAGTTGGTGGTGCCCCAGGGACACATTTAAATACAAGGTTTATTAGGTCATATTTAGTTATTAtcctttattattttattttattttgaatttatctTAAATTATGATGGTTGTCTTTagcaaaagtaaaacaacaggaaaaaactaaatatggTTTAATATGATTTGATAATATGATGTTAATGGTTAATAACTGAAACAACAGTCAATGGTTCATCTTCTGAAGATCAGATCTTTATTTTCCATGTCAGCAAAATTTAACTTATATGCTGAAATTACAATGTTGCTGCAACAccctcataataataataacaataattataatataataataattataatccaaAGTTTGACAAATTTAGAACTTTGAGTAAAAATAAGggaaacaacatattttttttaaaggggaataATCTGATGTCCACGTTGacgtgtgatgtcacaggttgTCATATGGCTATTtccatgatgacatcatcagatgGTTGTCTTGCCTTGTGAGCTCGCAGCGCTGGACGAGGGCgagaagaacaaaacatgaaaaagatgtttttataACTTTTGACTGATCTTTATATAGTCacagatcgtctttatatacagtcagtgatcgtctttatatacagtcagtgatcgtctttatatacagtcagtgatcgtctttatatacagtcagtgatcgtctttatatacagtcagtgatcgtctttatatacagtcagtgatg
This region of Scophthalmus maximus strain ysfricsl-2021 chromosome 12, ASM2237912v1, whole genome shotgun sequence genomic DNA includes:
- the LOC118284805 gene encoding arfaptin-1, which produces MEVAEQRRGVNLACDTTEEETPPWESNGICNHGNGGIASCPADATAEVPMETGQSEDLPVTSQTPGSGPVVVQGRNPASEKLQQVRKWSITTYKCTRQALSEKLGRGSRTVDLDLEPRLELLKDDRRRFDQATKLAQTLADQVAQLAATQKTLGDAFAELGLKTPALHVEFGMNAEAQKFLCKSGETLTAAINSFTADMNTLVNRTMEDTMVSVRQYEAARIEYDAYRVDLEELNLGPRDAVTLPKLEQAQKDFQSQRERYQRVREDLSVKVKLLQENKVKVLHNQLWLLHGAMATNSSSCHRFLQQNIRQAGERLSSPDVGVGAPSWLEES